TTGATCAATAAACCAGTATAGTCTACAAGAACAATTCCCGTATTTACCACAACACCAACAAGCATAAGCATCCCGATTGCAGCAAAAATAGAAAGTTTTTCTCCTGCAAGAAAATGTATAAGTACAACCCCTATTGCTGTTAAAGGAATTGTAAAAATAATAATAAAGGGTTTTAAAAAAGATTCAAATTGAGAAGCCATAATTCCAAACACAACAATAATAGCCATCATAATGATTATTTTAAACTGATTCATAATATTTGAAAATTCATTATATTCTCCTTCAACCTTAAGCGCTATGCCTTCTTTATGAGGCACCTTATTATTAATAAAATCTACAACTTTTGCAGTTACTTGGGTTAAATTCTCATTTGGAGAAATATCTGCATTAAGATAAATAGTTAAAGCTTGATTTTCTCTGTAAATAGATTCGGCTTTATTAGTTTTTTCAAAGGTGGCTATTGATGAAAAAGGAATTTTAACTCCAGATGAATTTGTAATAAATATTTTTTCTAAATCTTTTAAATTTTTAACATCCATTCTATCAAGTTTAAGAACAATATCATAATTAAGCCCATTCTCTACATATTGCCCAGCAACAACACCATTAATATTGGCCTTTAACTCATTTAAAATGGTATTCATATCAATGCCATAGCTATAAGCTAACGCTCTGTCTATCTCAACACCAATTTGAAGCTGTAAATCACTTATGCTAAGCCTTGGATTCACAAGTTCAGGAATTTCCTTTTTTAACATGGAAACTAAAATTTTTCCGTAGTCTTTTATATATTCAAAATCATTGGCTGAAATTTTAATTTTAATAGAATCTCCACCACCTGAAGCATTACCACTGGAAGGCTCAATATTAAATTCAGGATAAAGATTCCCAATACGATTCATAATTTTGTATTTAATAGCATCGTAATCTATGCTTTGGGTTAACTTATCTCTTGATTCTTCCCTGAGAGGAAACAATACGTTGAAAATTATTTTATCAGCATGCAAAGTAGCAATAATGTTTTTATATCCTTTGGCCTCACTTTTTACAATTTCTAAAAATCTATTAGAATAAAATTTTGCATATTCTAAATTAGCTTTATGGGGAAAATTTAAATTAATAGTAATTGAGTTCTCTTTGCCTCTAACAAAAGCCCTCACATCTAGCAATAATCCTAAAAGCAAGCTACCAATAAAACTAAAAAAAACAATCAATCCAAAAATCAATTTGTGATTTAAAACTACATTTAATAAATTGATATACAAAAATTCTAAAAAATAATAAATACTAGCAAAAAAAGCATCAATTTTCCTAATAGAAGTATTCTTAATATTTTTTTGGAAACTTGTGTATAAACCAACATAATGGCTTGATAAAACAGGAACCAAAAAAATCGCAACCAAAAGAGAAACACATAAGGAAATAACAATAGTAAATGTAAAGTCTTTAAAAAAATCTCCATATACCCCAAGCTCTGATTTGAAAATAAGAAATGGACCAAAAACACAAATAGAAGTAAAAGTTGAAGATGTAATAGGCAGCATCATCTCTTGAGCTCCAAGAATAGAAGATGAAATAAGCTTTGCTCCTTTTTGCCTATATTTGTATATATTGTCAATTACAACAATTGAACAGTCAACAACCATTCCAATCCCAAGTGCAAGACCTGCAAGACTCATAATATTAAGGGAAATATTTACAAAATACATTAAACAAAAAGTCAAAATAATTGCTATTGGAATAGAAATTCCAATAATTATTGTAGCCCTAAAGCTTCTTAAAAAGAAAAAAATAACAAATATTGCAAGCATGGCCCCAAAGTAGGCTGAATTTACAACTGTTGAAATAGATGCTTTAATAAAATTAGTGCTATCAGAGGCAATCTCCAATTTCATATCTTTAGGCATAGATAATTTCAATTTTTCTATTTCATTCATAACAACATTAGAAACTGCAATAGAATTGGCATCACTACGTTTTTGAACCGACAAAGAAATTGAAGGCAACCCATTATACTCAACATATTCTGATAAATCTTCAAAATCGGTTTTAATATTAGCAATATCTTTGAGTTTTATCTCAATAGGAGATGAATTCATACCAGAAGAAATGTCGGGCATCTTATAAGCTATGACTACATTACCTATCTCTTCAATTGATTTAAATTTTCCAGAAACTTCAACTAAATATTCCAGGTTGTTCTCCAATATATTGCCAGCTGAAAGTTCCAAATTTTGAGATGCTATAATCGAAGATATTCTTGACAAAGAAAGCCCATAAGACTCCAATCTATTTTGAGAAACTTCAATTAAAACACGCTTTTTACTTCCACCATTAACAGTAACAATTGCAACTCCATCAAGCCTTTCAAGAACAGGTTTAATGATTTCATCAGCATATCTTTTAAGCTCAGAAACTGGCCTTACAGAATTAATAACAATTTCCATTACAGGAATATTTTTAAGATTGTATCTAAAAATTCTAGGGGTATGTGATTTACTAGGCAATGAAGATTTTACCAATTCAAGAGCATCTCGAATTTCATTTAAAACCAAATCTAAATCGGTTCCATGATAAAATTCAAGTGAAACAGTGCTACTTTCTTTGGAAGAAACGCTATATATATTTTTTAAATTCTTTACCGAACTCAAGCCACTTTCAAGGACTCTAGAAACACTCTCCTCAACTTCTCTAGGAGAAGCACCAGGATAAACAGTGTGAATGCTTATTTGGGGAATATCAATTCCCGGCAAAAGGTCTATTTTTAATCTTGAAAAGGTATATAAACTTATCATCAATAGCAATGAAAATAAAATCAACATTGTTATTGGTTTGCTAACTATTCTCTTCACCAACATAAAACATCTCCCAATAAATTAAATATTGCTTTCAACTGGAAGACCCTCTTTGGTATCTACCAAATTTATTAGAGTTCCATTAGAAAGAGCAGACATACCTTCTACTACAATTAAATCATTCTCTTCAACATCGCCCGAAAGAGCCACAATGTTATCTATTTCAAAAAGCACTGTAATGGGCAACATTTGAACACTTTTGCTCTCTAAATCAAGCTTAAATATAAATTTATTGCCCTCTCTCTCAACAACAGCCTCTCTTGGAATCTTAATTACATCTCTAAATCGCTTAGTAATAAGTTTAATTTTAGAAAACATACCAATAATCAGTTTATCTGAATTACTGCCAATAGGCGTAAGATATACTTCAATAGTTCGACTTTTAGAATCTAAAATAGGAGATATTTCTGAAACTTTAGCTTTAAACTTTTCATTAGGATAAGCTCCAACTTCAATAATAGCATCATTTCCAACTTTAATATTTGAAATGTATTTCTCAGACACATAAGTTAAAATTTGCTTTGTATCTATCCTCCCCACTACCGCTATGTTGGACTGAGGATTAACTGTTTCACCAATTTTTTTTGTAATATTTAAAATATATCCTGAGATTGGCGCTCTTACAGGACTTTTCAAATACACAGAACCAGGCCTTGAAGGATCAAGAGTTGCAACTATTTGTCCTTTTTGAACATAAGCCCCAAGTTTTATTCCCAAAGAAGTTATTTTGCCCACAGCATCCGGGAAAATACCTGCCTTAATTTTTGTATCTACATCTCCATTTAAAGACAAATAATCACTCAAGATTCCCCTTTTAACTTTCATAGCAATTACTGGAAATCTATAGGAGCTTTCTTTCTCCTCATTAATCTTTTCGTCATTTAACTTGTTCTTACTCGCACAAGCAACTAAGACTAAGAATAAAATTAAAAAATATTTTTTTAAATAAAAGTTAACATTAAAAATCAAATCCATCAAAATACCTCTTAGTCTAATGAATTTATTAAATTTTTATATTCAAGTATAGAATTGGCATAATTTAATTTATCTTCAATAAACTTCAAATCGCTCTGCTTATAAACAAGTTCAATATCATTCAATTTAGAAAGATCCATGACCCCAGAATTAAAAGCATTAAATGCCATTTGATAATTTTTAGTTGCTAATTCTACATTAATTTTAGAAGCATCAAGAATAGCTTTATATCTTCTAATATCCTTTCTTTTTTGCACAATACTAGATTTTAAATTTCTAATTTTACCTTCAATATTGTTTTGTAGTATTTTTAGCTGATAGTTGTTATCCTGTATTTTTGTAAAACTTTTTGAAAATGGAAACATTTCAGTTAAGCCATAATTTAAACTAAAGGATGCTACAAATCCAGTTGAAAAACCTTTAGAATTTTCATGAAATGATTTATAAGGAGAATAAGAAAATGACAAAGAAAGACTAGGCAAATAAGTATCTAGCCAAAGCGAACCAATAAGCTGCTCTGTCATTTTTAAGCGCATATTCAAATCCTTAATCTCTAATGATTCATTAAAATTTAATTCCTCATTAAATAAAGAAAAATCCATTGTTTCATCTGGCAATTCTCCAATAATTTCAAAATCTTGATCCGGATCTAATCCTATTAATAATTTGAAAATTTCCTTTGATTTTTCAAAATTAATAATCTGGCCATCCAAATCTGGTTGAGATTTTTTATACTTAAGCTGCGCATCAAGGAAATCTATTTCTGATATTAGCCCATTATTATAAGCAATTCTAGCTTGTTCAAATTTAAGTTTATTATTCTGTATTTGACTCTCAAAAACCTTCAAAGTGCTCTTTAAAGCTATCAATTGATTGTAAGACTTAAGAACATTTAGCTTGATATTACGAACAGCGCTTTCCCTTTCTATTTTTGCACTTTCATACTCTAACATAACAAGTTGCATTCTCTTTAAAACAGAAGGGGACAAAGAAAGACTAATCCCAACACCAAACCCAAAACCCCAATAATCTCTTTCAAGCTCACTCAAGACAGAAGAATTTCTACTAAGCGTAGAACTAAGGTTAACATTTGGAACAAAAACATTCCATGCATTATTTTTATAAAGTTTTTTTATATTTTCTTTATAAAGAGCATTTTTTGAATCCAAGCTATTTTCTAAGGCCATATCCACAGCTTGTTTGGGTGATATTTGAATAATTTCAGCAAAAGAAAAAGAAACGGTCATAAAAATTAAAAAAATTTTTTTAATTTGAAGCCCCCTTTTATAATAAAAATCAAAACTTTAAAATTATAAAATTTTCAATTTATTTGATTAACTATTATATTATAATACAATTCTAAGTATGAACATTTTCAAAATTTTATTTATTCTAAATTATACTTTTATTTTTTTAATAAAAATTTACCAAAATACTTTCTCTAAAATATTTGGAATACAATGCATATACAAACCTACTTGCTCAAAATATTCAATTGAATGCTTTAAAAAATACAATTTTTTAACGGCCTTGATATTAATGACACTAAGAATAATAAGATGTAATGCCTTATTCAAAGGAGGTAACGATCTTATTCCCAAATACAACCCTATTTTAAAATCTTTAAAAGAATTTAAAAAAAGATTAATCAAATAAAGTTTTATATTTTTCTGGAACCCACGTCTTTACAACTTCTTTATTCTTTTCAACAAATTCAACTGCATTGCGGTATTCTTTGCCTGGCTCTTTATCATTTCTATCCATTAAGGGTAATATTAAATTATCACTCCAGTAAAAATGATCAAAAACATAATATGCATCAAAATCATCATTTTCAAGACCAAGCCTAACAAGAGTATGCACACTCTCACCCCCCCCCATAATTAAATCGGGATCATCAAGAAATTTAATATCATACCTAGAAAAAGCCCAATGGGGCTTCCACAAAGGAACCAAAATCCACTCGTTTCTCTTTATTGAAGAATCCAAACTTGCAAGCATAACACTCTCACTTGAAGGAACTAGTTCATACTCTTTACTTAATCCATAATAATCAAGCGCTTGTTCCGTAACAATTTGAGTTCCCGCACCAGCATCTATGCCAATCATTTTATTTTTAAATTTAGCGCCTTTACCCTTAAGCTCACTAATGCTAGAAATTGGAACATAACTTGGCACCACGAAACCCTGAATGGTTCCTTCATAATTTGCACCAAGATCAACAAATCTTGTTTTCAGTTTTTCATAATAAAATTTATCGGCTGTAGGAACCCAAGAGGATACCGTACCATCTACCTTTCCAGATGCCAAGTATTGATACATTATGGACGTAGTGACTGAAAATATTTCTGCATTGTAGCCCATTTTCTCAAAAACAACCTTCAATACATTTGTAGCTGCTGTTTCTCCGCCCCAATTCACATATCCAATTTTTACCGATTTCAAATTCTTTGAACTCTTTTTTTCATCACAAGACAAAAAAGTAAGAAAAATAAAAACAAAAATTAATAATTTATATATAAATTTCATACAAAAATCTCCTTTTCATAAAGTAATCTCAAAATACAAAACTCAATAAATAATTTATATATAAATTCATAAAATGATCTCCGTTTATTTATTATACATTTCTAAAAATCTTTTAAATTTATTTTCCCTCTTTCCACCATAATAATCTGTGTTTAAATAACTAAATTTAATAAAGATAGATTGCATAATTCTATCTAAAATAATAGCTATAATAACAACCGCTAATCCAGATATCAAACCCTCACCAAAATTTAATCTTTCTATAGAATAAATCACAGTTCTGCCCAAACCAGACGATCCAACCATTGCAGCAATTACTATCATAGATATCGCCATCATTATTGACTGATTAATACCTTCAATTATACTCTGAAGAGAAAGAGGAAGCTGAACTTGAAAAAGAATACGCAAATTACTACTACCAAAGGACTTAGCGGCCTCTATTACTTCATCTGAAACTTGAACAATTCCAAGCCTTGTATATCTAATAACAGGAGGCATAGCAAAAACTATTGTAGCAAAAATAGCTGAAGCTGTGCCCATTCCAAAAAAAGGAATAGCAGGAATCAAGTAAATAAAAGGGGGCATAGCCTGCATTAAATCTAAAATGGGTTTTAAAAAAACATAAAACCTAGGGAAATATCCCCCCAAAATACCTATAGGAATTCCCAAAATAACAGAAACTAACACAGAAACAAATATAATAGCTATTGTATCCATTGAAGCTTCCCAAAGATTAAAATATAAAATAAAGAAGAATCCGGGCAAAATTAAAAATATTAATCTCTTTTTTAAGAAAACAAAACTTAGTAAGCATGCAGTAAAAATAAAAATAAGTGGATTAACAAAAAGAAATAAATTTTTTAAATTTTCATATAAAAAAATTATATTTTTAGAAAAACCTACCCCATCAGAAATTGAAAAATTATCAACCAAGAAATCAAAAAAATTATCTATTTTTAATATAAAAAAATCTTTATTCATAAATTCCTATCTTGATAATAAATAAGAGATTTCATTTAAACTAATATATCCAACAATAGTTCCTTTTTCTTTTATTATTAAATAATCTTGCTTATTTAAATATTTAACAATTTTTTTTATCTCATCATTTAGGTCTAAATTCAAAGACACAAGATTATCATATCTTTTATTAAGAACCTTGTCATACAAACTAAAATTTTCACCTTGACATTTAATAATAAAATTCAAACCACTGTCACTACTAGAATTTAAATCAAAATCATCTTTTAAAATATCTTTTATTTTTAAAATATTTAAAACAGGCAAATTTTTAATAAAATCAGATATAAAATCGGTGCTAGGATTAGCTAAAATTTCCAAAGGTTTGCCAACTTGAATAATTTTTCCATCTTTCATAAAAGCAATTCTATGTCCTAATTTAAAAGCTTCATTCAAATCATGAGTAATAAACACAACTGTTTTTTTAAGTTTAGCTACCAACCTTAAAAGTTCTTCCTGCATTTCTCCTTTAATTAAAGGATCAAGTGCCGAAAAAGCTTCATCCATTAAAAGAATATCTGGATTAACCACTAATGCTCTTGCTATTCCAACTCTTTGCTTCATTCCTCCAGAAAGTTCATTAATATACTTATATTTTGAATCTTCAAGCCCTACAAGATTTAACACCTCAATAGCACGCTCTTCTCTGATCTTCCTGGGAATATGTTTGACTTCAAGTCCATAAGTGACGTTTCTCAATACATTCATATGAGGGAAAAGTCCAAAGTTTTGAAAAACCATTGCAAATTTATCTTTTCTTAAATTAGAAAGATCTTTGCGATTTATAGCATTCATTTCCATATTATTTACCAAAATAGATCCTGAATCTATTTTATAAATACCATTTAAACATCTGACTAAAGTAGACTTGCCACAGCCTGACATACCCATAATAACCAAAATTTCATTTTCATAAACATCCAGATTAACATTGGCATTTGCAATAAAAATAGAAGATTCTTTGTAGATTTGCATTCTATCTTTGCCATCTTCATAATCTTTTATAGCCCGACTTATCTGCTTCTTGTCAACATAATACGAAAATACTTTATAACAATCTTTAATTTTAACAGCAACCCCACTCAAAGCAAACTCCTCAATAAGCCTGCATTATACTTCATAACACATCACTATAAATTATACTAAAATTATTAAATTTTGCCGATCCGAAATAAAAAAACAAAAGACCCCCTTGAAGGATCTTTTGTTAATAATTTGTACCAATTAAATTAGAATTTTATCTAAGCAATGACAAAACATATTGGGGCACTTGATTAGCCTGCGCAATCATTGCCATTGCAGATTGCGTTAAAATACTATTAGTTGTAGCTGCTACAACCTCATCTGTCATTGTGGCATCTTTTATTTGAGCATAAGATGCTTTTAGATTTTCAATTGCATACTCAGTACTATTCTTTATAGATTCAAGTCTATTTTGGAAAGCACCTAAATTCGCTCTTTGATCACTTACCATTCTAATAGCATTTTCTATTTTAGCAAGTGATGTATTAGCATCAACTGTAGTTGTAACATTAACAGGAGAATTAACTCCGCCTTGAGAAGGTGCTGTAGCAGGTGCTGGCTGTTGAGCTCCTTCCTGTTGAATACCCTCTTGAACAGGTGCGGCCTGAGCAGTTTGAGCTCCCTCACCAGAGAAAAGATTTGCTACATTAGCTGCATAAATATTTACAGCAATAGCTTCATCTTGGTTTGCTCCAACATGAACTCTTAGGGTCCAAGAAGCTTGAGATCCTGAAAGTGATGCTGGTGTGTTAATTTTTGCAGGTTGCATTCCAAGTTCTTCCGCTGCCCTTACATTTTGAGAAGCAGATTTATTTGATAGCATGTGCATTTGGTTATATTGAGCTTGATCAGCAATTCTGTTAATTTCGTCTGTAAGTTGCTCTATTTCAATTTGTATAGAACCTCTGTCTGCATCTGAATATGTACCGTTACCTGATTGAACTGCCAATTCTTTCATTCTTACTAAGACCTTCTCCACCTCATTCAAATTTCCTTCTGTTGTCTGAATAAAATTGATAGCCTTTGAAGTATTTCTAGAAGCTTGTGACAAACCTCTTATTTGAGCATTAATCTTGCCAGAAACTCCCATGCCAGCAGCATCATCAGAAGCTCGATTAATTCTGTACCCACTAGAAAGCTTTTCTTGAGTTTTACTAAGATTAGCAGCATTAATACCATTATTTCTTGAAGCATTAATAGCTGATGTATTATGATTTATAATCATATATCATTCCTCCATGATAAAATTTAGTTATTTATTTTTGGCAAATCCTTTTGCCTGTTAAAAAGAATAGCACAAAAATTTAAAAAAAAGAAACGCAAACAACAATAGCATTAAAAATAATTGGTACTATTTATTTCTTTGATTAAAATCAAAAGCCCTTAATGTGTTTTCTTGATCTTTCATGCGCTTAACGGTAAAATCCAACGTATTAAGTTCACCTTCCACCTTTCTCTCTCTGTCTTCGTACTTCTTTTTATAATCTTCAACTTTATTTTTTTGATTAAAAATTTTTAAGTCGTAATTTTTTATTTTATTATAAATAACTCCTCCGGAAGCCACAAGAGGCGTCAAACAATCTCCTAGCATTTTCGCAATTCCATTATCATATACTCTATCACCATTAAGGTCAAATAAAAAAAGTTCTCTAACATTATCAATGTTATTGCGAATTGATTCATCAAACTTTTTCTCATCAAGTCTTAAATATCTAGAAAGTCCACCAGAAGAAGAAATTGAATTAGTAAACACTCCCATCTGATTAATTATTGAAAAATTGGGATCACTAGTAACATAGGGTTTAAAAATTATTGATTCTAGTCTGGACTTAAGATTCTTTAATAAAAATTCAGATCTCAGAATACCTAAATTTTTATAAGCCTCTTCTTTTTGGGAATCACTAAGATAAGTAAGCTCTTCAACTATATTAGACTTTTGATTATTAGACTGATCTTCATTGGAGCTTGCAATATTAATCTCAGCAAGAACCTCATTATAAGCACCAATAAAATCCAAAAGAACCCTCTTAATCCCCTCATAATCGGGCTCAATTTTAGCCTCAACTATATCACTTGAAGCTTTTTTTAAACTTAATGTCACATTTGGAACTAAATCATTTATAACATTTGAATCCCTCTCAACATCTACTCCATCAAATTTAATTTTCGCATTCTCAGCAAAACTTTTAGCATTTATTGGCAAATGACCATCTCTATTTTTTGGATCAAAAATTTCAACATTGCTAATCACAATTACCTTATTATTTGCCTTATTTTCAATATTTATTTCTTCAAGATTAGAAAGAGACCCAACATCAAATTCAACTTCTTCAAAATTATTTGAAATATTTATTAAAGGAAGCTCCAAAGAACCCTCTTTGCTGCATATCTTAACCATATTCATTTGAATATATTGTTTCCCCAAAGGAGTTTTTAAATCAGACCCAAGATCAACTACACTATCTTCGCTCTCAACTTTTGCATCCTTAAATGTAGCCCCTCCGGGATTAAAAACAATCTTACTATCAGGCTCTTCTAATCCCGTATCAAAATATTTAACTTCAAATTTAATTTTACTCCTAGATGTAATTTTAATGTCTTCAGGAATTTCAATTGATACTTCTGAAAGCGGATTTAAAACAAGGTTATTATTCTCAAAGGCAAGTCTATTGTTACTACTGGATTGATTTACAACAATATCTGAAAGATTGGGATTAAAATTGGTTTTAAGTTCACTTAAAATTCCAATTTGCTTAGCAAAAGACAAGCCTTCCCCTTTAATAACAAGTTTATTTTCTTTACCTTCCTTTAAGGATTGCAAAACAAAACGACTATTTCCATTTTTATCGCTTTTTACTAATTTTGCAGACAAAAAACCCTTCCCCTTGTTATTAATATCCCTAACAAGCAAATCAATGCTACCATTACTTTTTACATTAATTTCTTTCTTGCCAACTAAAAATATATAATCTCCCTCTGGAATTGTTATTTTTTTAGGATCAAAATTTGAAGACAAAAATACATCAGCTGATGCTATTTTATCAACAATTAATTTATGAGCTTCATTTTTAGATCCATATCTAGTAGACAAGGTTAAAATTTCGCTATTACTAGAATTTCCTGACATTAGATTAAAAGGACTGTTAAGCGATGTAAGTTCCTTTGCAAGAGAATTTAATGTAGAGATTTTTCTATTAATTAACTGCCAAGCACTTTTCTCTTGCTCTAAAGATTCGAGTTTCTTAAAAGAAGAATCAATTTTAGCTTTATCGGACTTAAGCATGGATTCACGAATTTCTTTAGTATTGTATTTGCTCTCAAGTCCAGGAACAAAAAATCCCGATGCCAAAATAATGCCCTCCGGGGTAAATTATATCATTAATAAAATTGAAAATAAAATATAATATACAATAAATAGAAAACATAAAATTCAAGTATCCAAACACTTTAAAATAAAAAAATATAAAAAATAAAAACTTTAAAAAAAATTAATGTTTATAGTAAAATAAATTAAAAGGAGCATAAAAATGCCAAATTTTTGCTTATTCAACTCAAAATCCGTTTTAACTGGAAATGATAAAATAGATAATTCAGCGGTTCTAATTAAAGATAATAAAATTTTTGATATTGTAACGTCTGATAGACTTAAAAAAATGGATCTCGAAGAATACCAAATGATTGACACAAAAGGCAATTATATAACTCCCGGTCTTTACGATAATCATATTCATGGATTTCACGGTCATGGGACAGACCAGTGCTCAACAGAATCAATACTTAAAATGTCAGAACATTTAGCACAATACGGAGTAGTAGGATTTTTACCAACTCTTTATCCTAGGCCAATAGATGAAATGATTGAAACAATAAAAGCTTGCACAGCAGCAATTGGTAAAGAAAAGGGAGCTAAAATTCTAGGACTTCACCTTGAAGGACCCTTTTTTTCTCCTGAAAAAAAGGGAGCACATCCTGTTTCCCATCTTCATGAACCTAGTATTGAGGTTATGCAAAAATTAATAGATGCAGCTGGTGGAGTATTTACAGGATCAAACGGCAAAAGAAAAACACATATAAGTACAATGACTGTTGCTCCTGAGCTTAAAGGCATGAGAGAGCTTGCAATATTTTGCCTTGAAAACAATATCAACCTTCAAGCAGGACATACAAATGCAACATATGAAAATATGATAGAAGGATTTCAAGTTGGAATACTTCACACAACCCATTTTTTCAACGCAATGTCAAAACTTGATCACAGAAATCCAAATGCAATAGGAGCAGTGTTAATACACGGCGATGTTTCTTGTGAAGTTATTGCAGATGGCCACCAT
This genomic interval from Borreliella andersonii contains the following:
- the flaB gene encoding flagellin FlaB; the protein is MIINHNTSAINASRNNGINAANLSKTQEKLSSGYRINRASDDAAGMGVSGKINAQIRGLSQASRNTSKAINFIQTTEGNLNEVEKVLVRMKELAVQSGNGTYSDADRGSIQIEIEQLTDEINRIADQAQYNQMHMLSNKSASQNVRAAEELGMQPAKINTPASLSGSQASWTLRVHVGANQDEAIAVNIYAANVANLFSGEGAQTAQAAPVQEGIQQEGAQQPAPATAPSQGGVNSPVNVTTTVDANTSLAKIENAIRMVSDQRANLGAFQNRLESIKNSTEYAIENLKASYAQIKDATMTDEVVAATTNSILTQSAMAMIAQANQVPQYVLSLLR
- the fliD gene encoding flagellar filament capping protein FliD; its protein translation is MASGFFVPGLESKYNTKEIRESMLKSDKAKIDSSFKKLESLEQEKSAWQLINRKISTLNSLAKELTSLNSPFNLMSGNSSNSEILTLSTRYGSKNEAHKLIVDKIASADVFLSSNFDPKKITIPEGDYIFLVGKKEINVKSNGSIDLLVRDINNKGKGFLSAKLVKSDKNGNSRFVLQSLKEGKENKLVIKGEGLSFAKQIGILSELKTNFNPNLSDIVVNQSSSNNRLAFENNNLVLNPLSEVSIEIPEDIKITSRSKIKFEVKYFDTGLEEPDSKIVFNPGGATFKDAKVESEDSVVDLGSDLKTPLGKQYIQMNMVKICSKEGSLELPLINISNNFEEVEFDVGSLSNLEEINIENKANNKVIVISNVEIFDPKNRDGHLPINAKSFAENAKIKFDGVDVERDSNVINDLVPNVTLSLKKASSDIVEAKIEPDYEGIKRVLLDFIGAYNEVLAEINIASSNEDQSNNQKSNIVEELTYLSDSQKEEAYKNLGILRSEFLLKNLKSRLESIIFKPYVTSDPNFSIINQMGVFTNSISSSGGLSRYLRLDEKKFDESIRNNIDNVRELFLFDLNGDRVYDNGIAKMLGDCLTPLVASGGVIYNKIKNYDLKIFNQKNKVEDYKKKYEDRERKVEGELNTLDFTVKRMKDQENTLRAFDFNQRNK
- the nagA gene encoding N-acetylglucosamine-6-phosphate deacetylase; amino-acid sequence: MPNFCLFNSKSVLTGNDKIDNSAVLIKDNKIFDIVTSDRLKKMDLEEYQMIDTKGNYITPGLYDNHIHGFHGHGTDQCSTESILKMSEHLAQYGVVGFLPTLYPRPIDEMIETIKACTAAIGKEKGAKILGLHLEGPFFSPEKKGAHPVSHLHEPSIEVMQKLIDAAGGVFTGSNGKRKTHISTMTVAPELKGMRELAIFCLENNINLQAGHTNATYENMIEGFQVGILHTTHFFNAMSKLDHRNPNAIGAVLIHGDVSCEVIADGHHIHPKLVLMLRKLKDISKIVLVTDGLTPNCQTCGKLIANGEEVYIAEDGLFHSVKSNTIAGSTLTMIQGLKNLVEFGYSLSDAVQASSYNPTRILNIDKKGLICHGYDASINVLDKDFNLKLTMIESNIIFNNL